In the genome of Arctopsyche grandis isolate Sample6627 chromosome 13, ASM5162203v2, whole genome shotgun sequence, the window CAAGCTCGACGTAATAGTATGGCCGAAACCATTACGGCTTTTTTCGTTGAACTGGTGAAAGTGTCGAACTGATTGGACCAATGTGTTAAGACGAGATGGACGAAAGTTGGACAAGTCAGATAgaaatgggaatattttttCAGTATTGTACATATAGTGGGAGGGTAATGATATTTGTATCTTTGTTCGGATACAAAACGAGATTAATGCTGAGTAGAGTTGATATGGTTTTAGagtcaatttataaaatttgttagaTTTTTAATTGCACTCTAgtattattgataaaaaaaaaaaaaacacttggaAACGCTTTATAATAtgtgattattatcgatcgttATCATAGTGTTTTATCTTATATTCATTGCAACTCGATAGTGCTCTTGTTAAGGTCATTGGATAGAGAAGAATCTGGAAGTGAGTtcttgaattgaatttttcccCTTGAACTTTTGTAAACCTTTCTATTCCAAGGCGAACGATTACATTTGATAGTATTCTTTTTGTCTTAGTTTAGTTTTCGTTTGGTTTGAAATTaacacaaatttaaattaacctttttttttttctttgacaGAATCATGGGAAAAGACTACTACAAGATACTGGGAATACCCAGAAATGCTACAGACGATGACATCAAAAAAGCGTATAGAAAATTAGCCCTCAAATATCATCCAGATAAAAACAAGGCGCCTGGCGCCGAAGAAAGATTCAAAGAAGTCGCCGAGGCCTATGAAATTTTATCCAATAAGAAAAAGAGGGAAATCTATGATACCCAAGGAGAAGAAGGATTGAAGGGAGGCTTTGGTACTGGAAACTCCGGAGGTGCATCTGACTTTTCGTACACGTTCCACGGTGACCCACGTGCGACGTTTGCTCAATTTTTCGGTAGCAGCAGTCCTTTCCAAGCTTTCTTCAATCTTAATGGAGGCAACTCTGATAGGCTTTTTTCTGGTTTTGACGATGACATGGACGTCGACATGGATCCTTTCGCCTCTATGGGAATGGGCGCTGCTAGACCCGGTGGCGCTTTCAGATCGCATTCGTTCAATGTGCACGGTCTACAGAATCGTAAAGACAAATCACAACAGGATCCACCGATCGAGCACGATCTGTACGTGACGTTGGATGATATAGTCAAGGGTTGTGTTAAAAAGATGAAGATATCGAGGCGAGTGGTGCAACCTGATGGGTCGTCCAAGAAAGAGGACAAAGTTTTGACAATACACATCAAACCTGGCTGGAAATCTGGCACTAAGATTACATTCCAGAAAGAAGGGGACCAGGGAAGAAATAAAATACCCGCCGATATAGTCTTTATAATTAGAGATAAGCCACATCCACTGTTCAAAAGGGAAGGCAGTGACATCAGATACAGTGCTAAAGTTTCGCTCAAAGATGTAAGtatagtattttaatataacgTTTATTTAGTcagttaaaaaaaatggaataggAAAATATCAAGTTTTCGATTGATTTCTTCAAACAATTCAGAGATCGTGATTATTAGGAGTGATGTAAGGAAAAGAGGCAATAATCAATGTAGGATCaatgttttttgttttaaagagtatacataatcataagacgtaatcaaaaataaaactagTAGCAATATAATGGTCGAATGCCAAAATCAAGGGTATAAAATCAGTAACGAAATTTTCTTATGCATTAGGCAAATAGATGAAACAAACTTAAGGTTTCAAATCTTTCCTCTTACAGGCAACAAGAAAGCAGTCAGTTACCTGTCGTTGCTTTAAATGAGTAGAAAGAAACCACCGAAGAAGTCGTCGTATTTAGCAAACCTAAAGTCACGCATCTATTCCTTAcataaaatcaaagttttaatggAATCGGCCGAAAATGTGTCTGAATCCATGTGGGTCAATGTCATAGttctatttttgcattgttttgGTAGTGTGCGTGTGTTGGGCATATATTTAGCTAACATGCAAAGTGATAGTTTCTAGTAGGAACTCTCGGTGTGTGAGGTGTGCAGTTGTCCTTGTTATTTATGGTTTTGTCACGGGTGATAGAGCATATGGTCGGGCCTGTCCAAATAGGGATCTCTCCTCAGTCATGATCTCtgtcatttattataatattcaatgtCGAATATGTAACGTATTCACGATCGTATCCATCTTCATTGTAGACGTATCAAATAATTTCTTTTTCTCAATTAACATCTGTCTATAATGTGATTGTGTTTTTGTTGTTGTAGGCTTTGTGTGGTACCATTCTCCAAGTGCCGACGATGACCGGTGAAAAGTTAGCAGTGAATTTAATGAGTGAAATCGTCAAGCCGAATACTGTGAAGAGGTTTAATGGTTACGGGCTGCCGTTCCCAAAGGAGCCGTCGAGAAAGGGCGACCTGCTTGTTGGATTCGAAATCAAGTTCCCCGATAGATTAAGTCAAAGTGCGAAAGAAATTCTCTCGGATACGTTACCTAATTGATGCGATGTGTGATAAACGAtcggaatataaatattatataattgatgtataatcGAGGGATGCGTGCTTATAAAGAGAAATATCTACGTTGATGATGTTATGTTGCGCGCATCCAGAGGTTGTTCTGATTAAAGTTTTGATAATGATGATAAATCTTCAAAGTATTTTGTACGTTttagtacaaaaaatatattatattatatattaataaatctatatattttcaacttttgtgATGAAGTGTGActgtttaagtttttttttattattattgtaatcaaTTTGCTGTTGTATATATTCGAAACATACATAGACAATACGTTTGTGTTGGGATCTgagttcttttttttatttgtactgtAAAGATATTAGTGCTGAAAGAATTATCTAGAAACAGACTCAAAGCGAATTAGCTTTAGAATTCATCGGTCTTTTTGTCGACTTGTGAACGCTTTTGCATAATAGATCGAGATGAGATTGAGAAGTTCCGAGATGAGTGTGTTTGAAGAAAGCTTGGAAGAAGAAAGaaagtattttatttctaaCTGACTAAATAAAcgttatattaaaatactatacttacatatttgaGTGAAACTTTAGTACTCTATGTGATGTCACTGCCTTCCCTTTTGAACAGTGGATGTGGCTTATCTCTAATTAGAAGACAATATCGGCGAGTATTTAATTTCTTCCCTGATCCCTTTCACAGAAAGAAAGGGATCAGGGAATATTTTGATGTGAC includes:
- the LOC143921173 gene encoding dnaJ protein homolog 1 → MGKDYYKILGIPRNATDDDIKKAYRKLALKYHPDKNKAPGAEERFKEVAEAYEILSNKKKREIYDTQGEEGLKGGFGTGNSGGASDFSYTFHGDPRATFAQFFGSSSPFQAFFNLNGGNSDRLFSGFDDDMDVDMDPFASMGMGAARPGGAFRSHSFNVHGLQNRKDKSQQDPPIEHDLYVTLDDIVKGCVKKMKISRRVVQPDGSSKKEDKVLTIHIKPGWKSGTKITFQKEGDQGRNKIPADIVFIIRDKPHPLFKREGSDIRYSAKVSLKDALCGTILQVPTMTGEKLAVNLMSEIVKPNTVKRFNGYGLPFPKEPSRKGDLLVGFEIKFPDRLSQSAKEILSDTLPN